In a single window of the Dreissena polymorpha isolate Duluth1 chromosome 3, UMN_Dpol_1.0, whole genome shotgun sequence genome:
- the LOC127871225 gene encoding uncharacterized protein LOC127871225 — protein MRLGEITYVCRPCIDAEALDNEMPVLEISATVPQVDDDDDAGDDRPMPLLEVSVPSHESGDRDPYADLVDPYADDTVVDMHTTHDEIDDFDTSAVPVIDSTTLSADDRSDGDTTFTGMEFDITDVIDVVEPIQEDSFNAALS, from the exons ATGCGTCTCGGAGAAATAACGTATGTGTGTCGTCCATGCATAGACGCAGAGGCCCTGGACAACGAAATGCCCGTCCTAGAGATAAGC GCCACAGTTCCCCAggttgacgacgacgacgatgccGGTGACGATCGCCCAATGCCACTGCTAGAAGTGAGTGTCCCTAGTCATGAG TCAGGTGATCGCGACCCTTATGCCGACCTGGTTGATCCATACGCAGATGACACTGTAGTCGACATGCACACGACTCATGACGag ATTGACGACTTCGACACATCTGCCGTCCCGGTTATCGACTCGACAACTCTGTCTGCCGACGATCGCTCCGATGGCGACACGACCTTCACCGGCATGGAGTTCGATATTACAGACGTCATCGACGTAGTCGAACCGATCCAAGAGGACAGCTTTAACGCGGCGCTGTCATAG